In Legionella spiritensis, the following proteins share a genomic window:
- the hda gene encoding DnaA regulatory inactivator Hda: MKIQQTLAIQLNHQACLSNFCWGEQALLKQEIEKIIRGQGEPFVYIWGNPGSGKSHLLQACCRAYYKHDSAIYLPLDILKEWGPASIEGMSQHDLIALDNLDAVAGDAYWEEALFHFYNRVRDNDNACLLISGQHAPTVSPVRLPDLRSRLAWGLVVHLKELSDDLKIVTIQEQAHKRGFHLSTSVAQFLINRCARNMHDLQSILNQLDDASLAAQRKITIPFVKSVLGV, translated from the coding sequence ATGAAAATTCAACAGACACTAGCCATTCAATTGAATCATCAGGCCTGCCTGAGCAATTTTTGCTGGGGCGAACAGGCGTTGCTGAAACAGGAAATAGAAAAAATCATCCGGGGCCAGGGAGAACCATTCGTTTATATCTGGGGCAATCCCGGCAGCGGCAAATCCCATTTACTGCAAGCCTGTTGTCGTGCTTATTATAAACACGATTCGGCAATTTATCTTCCTCTGGATATCTTAAAGGAATGGGGCCCGGCCAGTATTGAAGGAATGAGCCAGCATGATCTGATCGCGCTGGATAATCTTGATGCCGTAGCCGGTGACGCTTATTGGGAAGAAGCCCTTTTTCATTTTTACAACCGGGTACGTGATAATGATAACGCCTGTTTACTAATCAGCGGGCAGCATGCTCCTACAGTGTCTCCTGTGCGGCTTCCTGATCTGCGTTCGCGCCTGGCCTGGGGATTGGTAGTACATCTTAAAGAACTCAGTGATGATTTAAAAATAGTCACCATTCAGGAGCAGGCGCACAAACGAGGGTTTCATTTATCAACGAGTGTCGCACAATTTTTAATCAATCGCTGTGCCCGCAACATGCATGACCTGCAAAGCATTCTTAACCAACTCGACGACGCCTCCCTGGCCGCCCAGCGCAAAATTACCATTCCGTTTGTCAAATCGGTTCTTGGCGTTTGA
- a CDS encoding CDP-alcohol phosphatidyltransferase family protein, whose protein sequence is MRSLYITVSHPILKHTPNALTFLRLILIIPFLAYLYQRSYVNAFYIFLLAGVTDGIDGWLARHFNWQSLLGSFIDPLADKLLVASSFISLALIGRLPWWLVILVFLRDLTISIGVLAWFWLIQRKIDFEPTRLSKINTTLQLALVTLCLFELAYFEFSNYLVSSLIILTAATTTATYIYYVWSWGRKACEISHLPQ, encoded by the coding sequence ATGAGGTCATTATACATTACCGTGTCTCACCCCATACTAAAACACACCCCTAACGCGTTAACTTTTTTACGCCTGATATTGATCATACCGTTTCTGGCTTATCTTTATCAGAGAAGTTACGTCAACGCGTTCTATATATTTTTGCTGGCGGGGGTGACCGATGGCATAGACGGGTGGCTGGCCCGGCATTTTAACTGGCAGAGCCTTCTCGGTTCATTTATTGATCCGCTAGCTGATAAATTACTGGTTGCATCCAGCTTTATTTCTCTCGCCCTGATTGGCCGGCTCCCCTGGTGGCTGGTGATTCTGGTTTTTTTACGGGATTTGACCATTTCCATAGGCGTTCTGGCCTGGTTTTGGCTGATTCAGCGCAAAATTGATTTTGAACCCACTCGCCTGAGCAAAATTAATACCACGCTGCAACTGGCCCTTGTAACGCTTTGCCTGTTTGAGTTGGCCTATTTTGAATTCAGCAATTATCTGGTCTCCAGTTTGATAATCCTGACCGCAGCCACAACTACGGCTACTTACATATACTACGTCTGGAGCTGGGGCAGAAAAGCCTGTGAGATCAGTCACTTGCCTCAATGA